In one Nicotiana sylvestris chromosome 8, ASM39365v2, whole genome shotgun sequence genomic region, the following are encoded:
- the LOC138875259 gene encoding WEB family protein At5g16730, chloroplastic-like: protein MYTRFITLTNELKSLGRIILEEDKVKKILTMVLPITWESKITAIQESKKIVTFKLDELTRNLTAYEHRRQTMKMDAPKKERSLSLRIAEGIDLEKDEMAMIIRDLKKYLMKGKDFIDESEVINNEKEQLSKECVILKAKCKNLELRASESDSKNAELKNQVLKLDTIVLELRTENLKLKLGTGKKKADHIHLTLKENLGKMKDELYKKDEQISVLKEDLSKVKHELDRACKWNKSSDALSWLQEYHSSNKRGLVYRTPAPK from the exons atgtatacaaggttcataacactaacaaatgaacttaagtctcttggaaggattatccttgaagaagacaaggttaaGAAAATTTTGACAATGGTTTTGCCAattacttgggaaagcaaaatcacagctattcaggaatcaaagaaaaTTGTCACTTTCAAGTTGGACGAGTTAACtagaaatctcactgcctatgaacatAGAAgacaaaccatgaagatggatgcacccaaaaAGGAAAGAAGTCTGTCTCTCAGAATCGCTGAAGGTATAGATCTAGAGAaggatgaaatggctatgatcataAGGGATTTAAAGAAGTATCTAATGAAAGGAAAAG atttcattgatgaatctgaggtcataaacaatgaaaaggaacaGTTGTCTAAGGAATGTGTAATCCTGAAAGCTAAAtgcaaaaatctggaacttagggctagtgaaagtgatagtaaaaatgctgagttaaaGAATCAGGTTCTTAAACTTGACACCATTGTGTTAGAGCTTAgaactgaaaatttaaaactgaaattaggaacaggtaaaaagaaagctgatcacataCATCTTACCTTAAaagaaaatctaggaaaaatgaaggatgagttgtataAAAAGGATGAGCAGATAAGCGTCCTAAAAGAAGATCTAAGCAAGGTtaagcatgaactagacagagCTTGTAAATGGAATAAGTCCTCTGATGCACTATCATGGCTACAAGAATACcatagtagcaataagagaggacttgtTTATAGGACCCCTGCACCTAAAtag